The proteins below come from a single Miscanthus floridulus cultivar M001 chromosome 1, ASM1932011v1, whole genome shotgun sequence genomic window:
- the LOC136549946 gene encoding probable linoleate 9S-lipoxygenase 4 — protein MFWHGVADRLTGKNKKAWNEGKIRGTVKLVKKEVLDVGDFNASLLDGLHSILGRDDGGVAFQLVSATAADPSNGGRGKVGKAAHLEEAVVSLKSKTDGETEFRVSFEWDESQGIPGAVLVRNLQHAEFFLKTLTLEGVPGKGTVVFVANSWIYPHKLYSQERIFFANDTYLPSKMPATLVPYRQDELKILRGDDNPGPYKEHDRVYRYDYYNDLGEPDKGEDHARPILGGNQEHPYPRRCRTGRHPTEKDPNSESRLFLLNLNIYTPRDERFGHLKMSDFLGYSLKAIIEAVLPTLGIIDDTPKEFDSFEDILGLYELGPEAPNNPLIAEVRKRIPSEFLRSILPNGSHDHPLKMPLPNIIKSDVLKKAPEFKFGWRTDEEFARETLAGVNPVIIKRLTEFPAKSTLDPSQYGDHTSKITEAHIQHNLEGLPVQNALKNNRLFILDHHDSFMPYLNKINKLEGNFIYASRTLLFLKDDGTLKPLAIELSLPHPDGEQHGAVSKVYTPAHTGVEGHIWQLAKAYACVNDSAWHQLISHWLNTHAVIEPFAIATNRQLSVVHPVHKLLSPHYRDTLNINALARQTLINAGGIFELTVFPGKYALGMSSDVYKSWNFNEQALPADLVKRGVAVPDQSSPYGVRLLIKDYPYAVDGLVIWWAIEQWVKEYLDVYYSNDGELQRDVELQAWWKEVREEAHGDLKDRDWWPRMNTVQQLARTCTTIIWVASALHAAVNFGQYPYAGYLPNRPTVSRRPMPEPGSDDYKKLEAGQKEADMVFIRTITSQFQTILGISLIEILSKHSSDEVYLGQRDEPERWTSDAKALHAFKRFGSRLVEIENRIKTMNDNPTLKNRKGPVELPYMLLYPNTSDVTGEKGEGLTAMGIPNSISI, from the exons GCAACGGGGGCCGTGGCAAGGTGGGGAAGGCGGCGCACCTGGAGGAGGCGGTGGTGTCGCTCAAGTCCAAGACGGACGGGGAGACGGAGTTCCGTGTGAGCTTCGAGTGGGACGAGTCGCAGGGGATCCCGGGCGCCGTGCTCGTCAGGAACCTGCAGCACGCCGAGTTCTTCCTCAAGACGCTTACCCTGGAGGGCGTCCCCGGCAAGGGCACCGTCGTCTTCGTCGCCAACTCATGGATCTACCCGCACAAGCTCTACTCCCAGGAACGCATCTTCTTCGCCAACGAC ACCTATCTGCCAAGCAAAATGCCTGCGACATTGGTGCCTTATCGGCAAGATGAACTCAAGATACTCCGTGGTGATGATAATCCTGGACCATACAAGGAGCATGATCGCGTCTACCGTTATGACTACTACAATGACCTTGGTGAGCCAGATAAGGGTGAAGACCATGCTCGGCCGATCCTTGGTGGCAACCAAGAACACCCATATCCCCGTCGCTGCAGAACTGGACGGCACCCAACAGAAAAAG ACCCAAATTCAGAGAGCAGGCTTTTTCTGCTGAACCTGAATATCTACACCCCGCGTGATGAACGATTTGGGCATCTCAAGATGTCAGACTTCCTTGGGTACTCACTGAAGGCAATCATTGAGGCTGTTCTTCCGACATTAGGGATCATCGATGATACGCCAAAGGAGTTTGATTCATTCGAAGATATCCTCGGGCTCTATGAACTGGGTCCAGAAGCACCCAACAATCCACTAATAGCAGAGGTTAGGAAGAGAATCCCCAGCGAGTTCCTTAGAAGTATTCTGCCAAATGGTAGTCATGACCACCCCCTAAAGATGCCCCTTCCAAATATCATCAAATCAG ATGTATTGAAAAAGGCTCCAGAGTTTAAGTTTGGCTGGAGGACTGATGAGGAGTTTGCGAGAGAGACACTTGCAGGCGTGAACCCAGTAATCATCAAACGCCTGACG GAGTTCCCTGCTAAAAGTACCCTGGACCCAAGTCAATATGGAGACCATACCAGCAAGATCACTGAAGCTCATATTCAGCATAACCTGGAAGGCCTGCCAGTGCAGAAT GCACTGAAGAACAACAGGCTCTTCATCCTAGACCACCATGATAGTTTCATGCCTTACCTCAACAAGATCAACAAGTTGGAGGGAAACTTCATCTATGCAAGCAGGACCCTACTGTTCTTGAAGGACGATGGCACCCTGAAGCCCCTGGCCATTGAGCTGAGCCTGCCCCACCCTGACGGTGAGCAGCACGGTGCAGTCAGCAAGGTGTACACCCCGGCTCACACTGGCGTGGAGGGTCATATCTGGCAACTTGCCAAGGCTTACGCCTGCGTAAACGACTCTGCCTGGCATCAGCTGATCAGCCACTG GCTGAACACGCACGCGGTGATCGAGCCATTCGCGATCGCAACAAACCGGCAGCTCAGCGTGGTGCATCCCGTGCATAAGCTGCTGAGCCCACACTACCGTGACACATTGAACATCAACGCCCTGGCACGCCAGACACTCATCAACGCAGGTGGCATCTTCGAGCTCACTGTGTTCCCTGGAAAATACGCGCTGGGGATGTCCTCCGACGTGTACAAGAGCTGGAATTTCAACGAGCAGGCTCTCCCCGCAGATCTCGTCAAGAG AGGTGTGGCTGTACCGGACCAGTCAAGCCCATATGGTGTCCGACTGCTGATCAAGGACTACCCATATGCCGTTGATGGGCTCGTGATCTGGTGGGCGATTGAGCAGTGGGTCAAAGAGTACTTGGACGTCTACTACTCTAACGACGGTGAGCTCCAGCGTGATGTGGAGCTGCAGGCATGGTGGAAGGAGGTGCGTGAGGAGGCGCACGGCGACCTTAAGGATCGAGACTGGTGGCCCAGGATGAACACCGTCCAGCAGCTGGCTAGGACGTGCACGACCATCATCTGGGTGGCATCTGCGCTGCACGCAGCTGTCAACTTTGGGCAGTATCCATACGCCGGGTACCTCCCGAACCGGCCGACGGTGAGCCGGCGGCCGATGCCGGAGCCGGGCAGCGATGACTACAAGAAGTTGGAAGCGGGGCAGAAGGAAGCGGACATGGTGTTCATCCGCACCATCACCAGCCAGTTCCAGACCATCCTGGGCATCTCGCTCATCGAGATCCTCTCCAAGCACTCCTCCGACGAGGTGTACCTCGGCCAGCGTGATGAGCCTGAGCGCTGGACGTCAGACGCCAAGGCGTTGCATGCGTTCAAAAGATTCGGAAGCCGGCTGGTGGAGATTGAGAATCGGATCAAGACGATGAACGACAATCCGACCTTGAAGAACCGAAAGGGGCCAGTGGAATTGCCGTACATGCTGCTGTACCCCAACACGTCGGACGTTACCGGCGAGAAGGGCGAGGGGCTTACTGCCATGGGCATTCCCAACAGCATCTCCATATGA
- the LOC136474208 gene encoding protein ETHYLENE-INSENSITIVE 2-like, producing the protein MTRAGISSSATGTHSTESDHDAQEPTSHRAVDPEARLSLSAFRDEPKFVEVDWTEPMSKVCTDTIVEQSTAENIKVKSATEKIVQVEPDVGTQKNSEVSRDLEFDKSYGGKVPSFPSGGPPSLMLSRGDDTDAGNVSGFISKQSGLGRAARRQLAAILDEFWGQLFDYHGKLTQEANTKRLNYLMGLDLRAAGSAVRKDRLSIEASSNSTMRDVMQGSATVLNTWDSHDKDISNQDMGIGLQMRTMDPPTWSQSMHLPNRDIPSSGRTFLEQNAKLYSNFHTPSYSSNQFYQPATIHGYQLANYLQGINASRNPYSSTPLDPWQPPRSSESAIPNYTGSAMNAHTHNLLGSFGDSSLQSPTLNRLSTMAAERSYYDPISIGGSESVGSSANSKKYHSSPDISVVIAASRDALLNETNLGGPAANLAYLSRLASEKSRYVDLAVRPSSPLTELSQHNVQRDMLSTQSGTNTKTKSLWSQQPFEQLFGVSSSVLNRSEVNTGRGASSAMKDDFSCTQFEAELLKSLRFCIMKLLKLEGSEWLFSQNGGCDENLIDQVSEAERVSQEGTNDDRDTNSVHRAPNCGDDCVWRASLIVSFGVWCIHRVLDLSRVESRPELWGKYTYVLNRLQVILLTAHLFSSELHIVFLCH; encoded by the coding sequence ATGACTCGGGCTGGCATCAGCTCATCAGCCACTGGTACGCACAGTACAGAGTCTGACCATGATGCTCAAGAACCAACATCTCATAGGGCAGTTGATCCTGAAGCTCGCCTCTCACTGTCTGCATTCCGCGATGAGCCAAAATTTGTTGAGGTTGACTGGACAGAGCCAATGTCAAAGGTTTGTACTGACACCATAGTAGAACAAAGTACTGCAGAGAACATCAAAGTGAAGAGCGCGACTGAGAAGATTGTTCAAGTGGAACCAGATGTTGGCACACAGAAAAATTCTGAGGTGTCACGTGATTTGGAATTTGACAAGTCCTATGGGGGTAAGGTACCTTCTTTCCCTTCTGGTGGTCCACCATCTCTTATGTTGAGCAGGGGAGATGATACTGATGCTGGTAATGTCAGTGGTTTCATCTCAAAACAGTCTGGTTTGGGCCGTGCAGCAAGGAGACAGTTAGCAGCAATTCTTGATGAGTTCTGGGGGCAACTTTTTGATTATCATGGTAAACTTACACAAGAGGCCAACACTAAAAGGCTGAACTATTTGATGGGACTGGACTTGAGAGCAGCTGGTTCTGCTGTGAGGAAAGATAGACTATCAATTGAAGCTTCCAGTAACTCAACGATGAGAGATGTAATGCAAGGGTCAGCTACTGTATTGAACACATGGGATTCTCATGATAAAGATATCTCTAATCAAGACATGGGTATCGGTCTGCAGATGCGTACCATGGATCCACCAACATGGTCTCAAAGCATGCATTTACCAAATAGAGATATTCCAAGTTCAGGCAGAACCTTCCTTGAGCAAAATGCTAAATTATATTCAAATTTTCATACTCCATCTTACTCCAGTAACCAGTTTTATCAGCCGGCTACCATTCATGGGTATCAGCTAGCAAACTATTTGCAAGGGATAAATGCAAGTCGAAATCCATACTCTAGCACTCCACTGGACCCATGGCAACCTCCTAGATCTTCTGAATCTGCTATTCCCAATTATACTGGCTCTGCGATGAATGCTCATACCCATAATCTccttggttcatttggagatagctCTTTGCAAAGCCCGACATTGAACCGCTTAAGTACAATGGCAGCGGAAAGATCCTACTATGATCCTATCTCCATTGGTGGGAGTGAGAGTGTTGGCTCATCTGCTAACTCAAAGAAGTACCACAGTTCACCTGACATATCTGTGGTAATTGCTGCGAGCAGAGACGCTTTGTTGAATGAAACAAATTTGGGTGGTCCTGCTGCAAATCTAGCATACCTGAGTAGATTGGCATCTGAAAAATCACGGTATGTGGACTTAGCAGTCAGGCCATCATCTCCACTTACTGAGCTGTCACAACATAATGTTCAGAGAGATATGCTCTCTACACAGTCAGGCACGAACACCAAAACCAAATCCCTTTGGTCCCAGCAGCCATTTGAACAATTATTTGGTGTGTCAAGTTCAGTGTTGAATAGGAGTGAGGTGAACACTGGCCGGGGAGCAAGTAGTGCCATGAAGGATGATTTCTCTTGCACACAGTTTGAGGCAGAACTTCTTAAGTCTCTTAGATTTTGCATCATGAAGCTCTTGAAGCTGGAAGGATCAGAGTGGCTGTTTAGTCAGAACGGCGGTTGTGATGAAAATCTAATTGATCAAGTCTCTGAAGCCGAGAGAGTTTCACAGGAAGGAACCAATGATGACAGAGATACAAATTCTGTGCACAGAGCGCCCAATTGCGGAGATGATTGTGTTTGGCGGGCTTCCCTGATTGTTAGTTTTGGTGTCTGGTGTATCCATCGGGTGCTAGACCTGTCCCGCGTGGAAAGTAGACCAGAACTTTGGGGCAAGTATACATATGTTCTCAACCGTCTTCAGGTGATCCTTTTGACTGCACATCTGTTTTCCAGCGAACTACACATCGTGTTCTTATGCCACTAG
- the LOC136452543 gene encoding protein ETHYLENE-INSENSITIVE 2-like: MTEKSATTAPPCARRGRRPRRAPRGSGESPHLAASSSAATQPAERATPPPSRPAARPCRRTALAAARLEIGGEGEGVAARVRIRKICCQEYSQVICVVLGLQAWLSLLTSELTMIAGMAVGFNIVFEHDDLITAICFASVVVSLLPYTLSRLDKKVAGIFNACIAGFTLLCFVLGLLISHPHTPVNMNVMFPKLSGESAYSLMALLGTNIIVRNFYTHSAFVQISYVQVQRRSSVHTLGSLFHDHLFSILFIFTGIFLVNYILLSSAADESSDTLVMNFQDAMEVMHQVQLEELALMWRILLVDTDGSVYRFR, translated from the exons ATGACGGAGAAGTCCGCCACCACCGCACCGCCCTGCGCCCGCCGCGGTCGGCGACCTCGCCGAGCCCCACGCGGCTCGGGCGAGTCGCCCCACCTGGCCGCGTCGTCCAGCGCCGCCACACAACCGGCTGAGAGGGCCACGCCGCCGCCATCCCGGCCGGCCGCGCGGCCCTGCCGGCGGACCGCTCTGGCGGCGGCGCGACTGGAGAttggaggggagggagagggcgtGGCGGCTAGGGTTCGGATCAGGAAG ATCTGCTGCCAGGAATACAGTCAGGTGATATGTGTTGTTCTCGGTCTTCAGGCATGGCTATCCTTGTTGACCTCTGAATTGACAATG ATTGCAGGCATGGCAGTGGGGTTCAACATTGTGTTTGAACACGACGATCTTATCACAGCCATATGTTTTGCAAGTGTTGTAGTTAGTTTACTACCATACACGCTCTCTCGTTTG GATAAGAAGGTGGCTGGGATATTTAATGCCTGCATAGCTGGATTTACACTTCTTTGTTTTGTGCTTGGTTTATTGATCAGTCACCCCCATACCCCAGTCAATATGAATGTGATGTTCCCCAAGTTGAGTGGTGAAAGCGCTTACTCATTGATGGCTCTTCTTGGCACAAATATAATAGTACGCAACTTTTATACTCATTCAGCATTTGTTCAG ATATCATATGTGCAGGTCCAGAGAAGATCTTCAGTCCATACCCTTGGTTCCCTGTTCCACGACCACCTTTTCtctatattatttatatttaCTGGGATTTTCCTTGTGAATTATATTCTCCTGAGCTCAGCAGCAGATGAATCCAGTGACACATTGGTAATGAACTTTCAAGATGCTATGGAGGTAATGCACCAG gtgcagcttgaggagttagctcttatgtggaggattcttctggtggacacgGATGGATCCgtgtatcgtttccgctag